The Zetaproteobacteria bacterium DNA window GGGAGCCACCCATCGTGCGCGACCCTCCCATGGTCGCTTGCGCATCGCCGACCGGAACAGCCCGACGGCACCGGGCCTGGCGAGCGCGGGCGGCATCCTAGCGCCACAACGCAGAAAAGCGAGCGGCCACACCGGAGGGCATGCCGGCGGGCGCCCCGGCATGTTGCCATCGCCGCCGTTCGGGGCAGGGTTCGACGGCGCCCGCGGCCGCGGTGGCGGGAGCTCCACCCCGACGCCGCGCGGCGGCCTCTCCGGCCGGAAGCGGAGATGGCGCACAGGCGCGCCCCGTGGGCAGGCGCGGGGGGCAGCCGCCCCACCATCCCCGCCCCCGATCCGGGCCGCGGATTCCACACCGGGAGGTTCCATGGCCAACGAAAACGACGCGACGGGCATCCACCACGGCGGGCGCTTCTTCGACGCGGAGCGCCTGTCGCACATGCACGACATGATGCTCTTCATCCGCCGCTTCGAGGAGAAGGCCGGCCAACTCTACGGTCTGCGCAAGATCGGCGGCTTCTGCCATCTGTGCAACGGGCAGGAGGCGATCTGCGTCGGGGTGCACGAGGCGGCCCGTCCCGACGACGACTTCCTCACCGGCTACCGCGACCACGGCCACATCCTGGCGCGCGGGGCCGATCCCACCGCGGTGATGGCCGAGCTGCTCGGCCGCGCCGGCGGCATCGTCAACGGCAAGGGGGGATCGATGCACATGTTCAGCGCCGAGCACCACTTCGCCGGCGGCAACGGCATCGTCGGCGAGCAGGTGCCGGTGGCGCTCGGCTTCGGCTTCGCCTCCCGCTACCGCGGCGACGGGCGGGTCACTTTCTGCTTCATGGGAGATGGCGCGGTCAACCAGGGGGCGGTCTACGAGTCGTTCAACATGGCCGCGCTGTGGAAGCTGCCCGTCGTCTTCGTGGTGGAGAACAACCAGTACGCCATGGGCACCGCGCTCAACCGCGCCTCGGCGGAGACCCACCTCTACAAACGCGGCATCTCGTTCAAGGTGCCGGGCATGCAGGTGGACGGCATGGATGTGCTGGAGGTGGTCGCGCAGAGCGCCGAGGCGCGTGCGCACGCCGCCTCCGGCGAGGGGCCGATCATCCTCGAGATGATCACCTACCGCTACCGCGGCCACTCGATGTCCGATCCGGCCACCTACCGAAGCCGCGAGGAGGTGGACGAGTGGCGTGCCGGACGTGACCCGATCGCCCGGCTGCAGCGGCAGATGATCGAGATCGGCATGACCGATGCGCTCCAGCTCAAGGAGCGCGACCGGGCGATCAAGAAACGGATCAACGAGATCGCCCGGGCGGCCGAGGCGCAACCGGAGCCGGAGCCGGCCGAGATGTGGCGCCACGTCTACGCACAGCCGATCGAGGGTGCCTACCCCTATCCGGGCCGGGCGGGCTGACCATGGGCCGGATCACCTACCGCGAAGCACTCAACCAGGCGATGTGCGAGGAGATGGAGCGCGACGAGCGCGTGTTCCTGATGGGTGAGGAGGTGGCCGAGTACAACGGCGCCTACAAAGTGAGCCAGGGGATGCTCAAACGGTTCGGCCCCCGGCGGGTGATCGACACCCCGATCACCGAACTCGGCTTCGCCGGCCTCGGCGTCGGCGCGGCGATGGCCGGCCTGCGGCCGATCATCGAGTTCATGACCTGGAACTTCGCCATCCTCGCCATGGATCAGATCGTCAACGCCGCCGCCAAGATGCACTACATGTCGGCCGGGCAGTACGCCGTTCCGGTGGTCTTCCGCGGCGCCGGCGGCTCGGCCGCCCGGGTCGGCGCGCAGCACTCGCAGAGTCTGGAGAACTGGATGGCCAACATCCCGGGGCTGAAGGTGGTGATGCCCTCCACCCCGGCCGACGCCAAGGGGCTGCTCAAGAGCGCCATCCGCGACGACGATCCGGTGGTATTCATCGAGAACGAGATCTGCTACGGGGATGTCGGCGAGGTGCCGGAGGAGCAGGAGTTCCTCATCCCGCTGGGCAAGGCGGAGGTCAAGCGCACCGGCGGCGACGTCACCATCGTCGCCCACTCGCGCATGACCGGCTTCGCCCTGCGGGCGGCGGAGGCGCTCGCCCGCGACGGGATCGAGGCCGAGGTGGTCGACCCGCGCACCATCAAGCCGCTCGACGAGGCCACCATCCTCGCATCGGTAGCCAAGACCAACCGCGCGGTGGTGGTCGAGGAGGGGTGGCGCTTCGCCGGCATCGGCGCCGAGATCTCCGCCCGCATCATGGAACGCGGCTTCGACGACCTCGACGCGCCGGTGGCCCGGGTCACCGGCAAGGATGTGCCGATGCCCTACGCCGCCAACCTGGAGGCGGCCACCATCCCCTCCATCGCCGAAATCGTCGCCGCCGCCAAGGCGGTCTGCAACCGTCTCTAGCACCCGAATCCGCGAGGTTTCCCGACCATGACCGACCCCGCCGCAGCCCACCCGAACCCGAAGCGCATCAAGGCCAGCCCCCTGGCCCGCCGTCTGGCCCGGCAGAGGGGGATCGACCTCTCCACCCTGCGCGGCAGCGGCCCCGGCGGGCGCATCGTCAAGGCGGATGTCGAGCGGGCGGCCGCACGGGGCATCCGCCTGGGGGCGGCCCCGGCGCAGACCCCGCCGCCGCGACCGCTTCCCGCCGGCCCGCTCCCCTACCACGAGGACGAGTACGAGGCGGTGGCGCATTCGATGATGCGCAAGACGATCGCCCGCCGCCTGTCGGAATCGAAACAGCAGATTCCCCACTTCTACCTCTCGCTCGACGTGACCATGGACCGGCTGATCGAGCTGCGCCGCCAGCTCAACGAGGCGGCCGACGGCGCTTTCCGGCTGTCGGTCAACGACTTCATCGTCAAGGCGGCGGCCACCGCCCTGCAGCAGGTGCCCGCGGCCAACGCCAGCTGGACCGAGGAGGCGGTGCTGATGCACAAGCACGCCCACATCTCGGTGGCGGTGGCGATCGACGGCGGCTTGATCACCCCGGTGGTGCGCTATGCCGAGCGCAAATCGCTGATCGAGATCTCGGGCGAGATCAAGGAGCTGCCCGGCCGGGCCAGAAGCGGCGCGCTCAAGCCGGAGGAGTACAGCGGCGGCACCTTCTCCATCTCCAACCTCGGCATGTACGGCATCCGGCAGTTCTCGGCCATCGTCAACCCGCCGGAGGGGGCGATCCTCGCCGCTGGCGCCTGCACCCCGCGCGTTGTGGCCGAGGAGGGACGGCCGGTGGTGCGGCAGGTGATGAACCTCACCCTCTCCTGCGACCACCGGGTGATCGACGGCGCCGTCGGCGCCGCCTTCCTCACCGCACTGAAGAAGGCGCTGGAGCTCCCCGCCGGCCTGCTGCTGTAGGGCCCCGCGCCCGTCCCTTCCCCGCCCTCCCCTTGACCGGCGCCCGCTCCGCCGGTGGAATCGCCCATGCGTATTCCGGCTATTGCGGCGGGCGCGTTCCGGGGGATCCCGCACGCACCGCCGGGGGGGATGGCGGGCGATCCGGGCGGAAAGGCGGGGCTGGTCCTATGGCGAAGATGAGCGGGGAAGAGCTGCGTGCCGTCGTCGACACCATCATCGACGGTGTCATCACCATCGGCGAGGACGGCATCATCCACGACTGCAACCCCGCCGCCCTGCGCATCTTCGGCTACCGCTACGACGAGCTGATCGGGCAAAACGTCTCGCTGCTGATGCCCGAGCCCTATCGCAGCGGGCACGACGGCTACATCCAGCGCTACCTCGACGAGGGCAAGCCGCGCATCATCGGCTTTGGCCGCGAGGTGACCGGCCTGCGCAAGGACGGTTCCACCTTTCCGCTGGAGCTCTCGGTCGGTGAGGCGGCCACCGCCGACGGCCGCCGCTTCGTCGGCATCGTACGCGACGTCACCCGCCGCCACCGCTACGAGGAACGGCTGCGCCAGGCGCGTCGCGCCGCCCAACAGGCCAACCGGGAGAAATCGGACCTGCTGGCCGCCATGTCGCACGAGCTGCGCACCCCGCTCAACTCGGTGATCGGCTTCTCCGGCATCCTGCTCAAGGGGATGGCCGGGCCGCTGAACGACGAACAGCGCCGCCAGTTGCAGTTCATCCACGACAGCGGCAGCCGCCTGCTCCGCATGATCAACGACATCCTCGACGTCTCCCGCATCGAGGCGGGGCGGATGACCCTCCACCCCGCTCCCTGCCTGCTGCAGGAGATCGTCCGCCAGGCCGTCGACACCATCCGGCCGCAGGCGGATGCACGGAACATCACCATCGCCTGCGAACTGCCGCGGGAGGAGATCCACGCGGTCCAGGACGGCGACCGTCTGCGTCAGGTGCTGATCAACCTGCTGGGCAACGCCGTCAAGTTCTCCGGCGAGGGGGGGCGTGTGGAGGTCGGAATGGAGTGCGCGGGAGGCAACGTCCTCTGCCACGTCCGCGATCAGGGGATCGGGATGGACCGGGAGCAGCTCGACCGGATCTTCGATCCCTTCGTCCGGGTGGAGGAGGGGAAGCACGCCGCCGTCCCGGGCAGCGGGCTCGGTCTGGCGCTGTGCCGCAACTTCATCGAGCTGATGGGCGGCACCATCCGGGCGGAGAGCACGCCGGGGGAGGGGAGCTGCTTCACCTTGCGCTTCCCGCTCCACGCTCCGGGCTACCGGCGGCCGGAGGAGCTGCCGCCGGCGGAGCGGCAATGCGCGCAGCCGGAGGGCTCCGGGCCGCTGGTGCTGCTGATCGACGACGATCCCAGGGCGCGCGAGCTCCAACGGGTCCATCTGGAGCGCGACGGCTGTCGGGTGCTCGAGCTCGACCGCGGCGCCAATGCGCTGGCCGTCGTCAAGGCGCAGCGGCCCGACCTGATCCTGCTCGACCTGCTGCTGCCCGGGGTGAGTGGATGGGAGGTGCTCACCCGGCTCAAGGAGGATCCCGACACCCGTGACATCCCGGTGATCTGCATCTCGATCCTCGATGGCTGCGCCCGGACACTGGAGATGGGGGCGGTCGGCTTCATGGTCAAGCCGATCGACCCCGACGAGCTGCGGCGCAAGGTGGGAGAGCTGGTCGACGACGCCCCCGCCGGCCGCACCGTGCTGGTGGTCGACGACGACCCCGCCGCCCGCGCGCTGCTGTGCAACATCCTGCAGTCGGGCGGCCCCAGGGTGCGTTGCATCGAGGCGGCGAACGGGGTGGATGCGCTCGCCCGGGCGGCGGAGGTGCGGCCGGACCTGGTCATCACCGACATGATGATGCCGCAGATGGACGGCCTGACGCTGGCCGGCTGGCTGCGCTCCGCCCCGGCCACGCGCGACATCCCGATCCTGATGGTCACCGCCAAGGAGCTGGACGACGTCGAGCTGCTGCAACTGTCCCGGTACGACGTGGCGGTACAGGCCAAGCAGCATCTCGACCCGGATGCACTGCTCGCCCGCCTGCGCGAGCTGCTGCCCGGGCGCCGTGCCGAAGCCCGCATCGACGGCGCCCCCTCCGGCGGATCATGACGCCCCTAAAAGGCACCGGCGTCACGGCCCTGAGGGCCGCGAAAACCTCGATCCCCGTGAAGCCAACAAGTCCACGGACGGACTTTTTGCGATGAGAGTAAAATGACGGATTCGCAGAACCCGGCATCCGCGCCAGGACGGCCGCGCAAATCCGAAGCTTGCGCATGCAAGCGAAGGATTTGTGAGGGAATCGAAGACCGCGCTCTTCGATTCCCGTCAAGCAACAAGTCCATGGACGGACTTTTTGCGATCTGATCCAAAATGAACCACGAACGGATCCTCGTCGTCGACGACATCGAGCAAAACCGCTACATGCTGGAGTTCATGCTGCGCAAACAGGGAGCGGAGGTGGTCACCGCCGCCAACGGCGAGGAGGCGCTCGCCCTGCTGCGACGCAAGCCCTTCGACCTGATCGTCAGCGACATCCTGATGCCGGTGATGGACGGCTATCGCCTCTGCCGTTCCTGCAAGGCCGACTCCGGGCTGCGCGCCATCCCCTTCGTCTTCTACACCGCCACCTACACCACCGACGAGGATCGCCGCTTCGCCCTCGACCTCGGCGCCGACCGCTTCATCGTCAAGCCCCATGATCCCGACGCCCTGCTGGCCTCCTTCGAAGAGCTGATGCGTGCCTACCGCAACGGCGCCATCACCTCCAGCGAGCCGGCGATCGAGGATGAGGAAGAGGCGCTGCAGCGCTACAACCAGCGGCTGATCCACAAGCTGGAGGACAAACTGGCCGAACTGGAGCGGAAGAACCGCGAACTCGAGGCGGAGATCGCCCGGCGCAACGAGCTGCAGCAGCAGCAGCTGCTGCGCGCCCAGAAGATGGAGGCGATCGGCACCCTGGTCAGCGGCGTGGCGCACAACTTCAACAACATGCTGGTCGGCGTGCGGGGCAAGAGCTACCTGGCCAAATCGCGGCTGGGCAAGGATGACGACTATGTGCGCGCGCAGATCGAGGAGATCGAGCAGCTGACCAACCACGCCTCGGCCATCGTCCGCCAACTGATGAACTACGCACGCAAGGATGTGGAGCACAAGCGCCGCTTCGACCTGTGCGCGCTGCTGCGCGACACCGTCGAGACGGCACGCATCGGCATTCCCTCCCACACCACGATCACCATTGAGATCCCCGACGAGAAGCTGCCGGTGGAGGGGGACAACAGCCAGCTGCAGCAGGTGATCATGAACCTGCTCAACAACGCCCGCGACGCCGTCGCCGAAGCCGACCGGCGGGAGATCAGCGTCACACTGCGGCGGCTGCCCGAAGAGGAAGCCGGCGCCGCCGGCGGGGCGCAGCTGACCATCGCCGACAGCGGCTGCGGCATCCCCGAGCATCTGCAGGCGCGCATCTTCGACCCCTTCTTCACCACCAAGGAGCAGGGCAAAGGCACCGGGCTGGGGCTCTCCACCGCCCACTCCATCATCGAGAACCACGGCGGCCGGATCCGCTGCCACAGCACGCCCGGCGCCGGCACACGCTTCGAGATCGCGCTGCCGCTGTCGCAAGGTATGGAGACCGACGCCCCGGTGGAGGAGAAGCCGCAGCCGGGCAAGGGGGAAACGATCCTGCTGGTCGAGGACGAGGAGCAGGTCCGTGCCACCACCGCCTCGGTGCTCGAACGGCTCGGCTACCGGGTGGTGACCGCCGCCAACGGCCGGGAGGCGATGGAGTGCTTCTGCCGGGAGTCGGAGATCGCGCTGCTGCTCTCCGACGTGGTGATGCCGGAGATGGGCGGCGTCGAGCTGGTGCGCGCGGTACGCGCCACCGGCAGCCGGATCCCGATCATTCTGGCCACCGGCTACAACCTGGAGGTGACACAGCTCTCCGCAGAGGAGCGCGATGGGGTGCGCATCATCGCCAAGCCGTTCCGGATGGGCCCGCTCAGCCGCGTCATCCGCCAGACGTTGCAGCCGCGACACCCGGGATGACGACTTCGCAAGAAGTCGGCATCCGCGGCCAAGACGGCCGCGCAGATCCGGGGCTTGCCATGCAACCGATGGATTTGCAAGGGGATCGAAGAGCGCGCTCT harbors:
- the pdhA gene encoding pyruvate dehydrogenase (acetyl-transferring) E1 component subunit alpha — encoded protein: MANENDATGIHHGGRFFDAERLSHMHDMMLFIRRFEEKAGQLYGLRKIGGFCHLCNGQEAICVGVHEAARPDDDFLTGYRDHGHILARGADPTAVMAELLGRAGGIVNGKGGSMHMFSAEHHFAGGNGIVGEQVPVALGFGFASRYRGDGRVTFCFMGDGAVNQGAVYESFNMAALWKLPVVFVVENNQYAMGTALNRASAETHLYKRGISFKVPGMQVDGMDVLEVVAQSAEARAHAASGEGPIILEMITYRYRGHSMSDPATYRSREEVDEWRAGRDPIARLQRQMIEIGMTDALQLKERDRAIKKRINEIARAAEAQPEPEPAEMWRHVYAQPIEGAYPYPGRAG
- a CDS encoding pyruvate dehydrogenase complex E1 component subunit beta encodes the protein MGRITYREALNQAMCEEMERDERVFLMGEEVAEYNGAYKVSQGMLKRFGPRRVIDTPITELGFAGLGVGAAMAGLRPIIEFMTWNFAILAMDQIVNAAAKMHYMSAGQYAVPVVFRGAGGSAARVGAQHSQSLENWMANIPGLKVVMPSTPADAKGLLKSAIRDDDPVVFIENEICYGDVGEVPEEQEFLIPLGKAEVKRTGGDVTIVAHSRMTGFALRAAEALARDGIEAEVVDPRTIKPLDEATILASVAKTNRAVVVEEGWRFAGIGAEISARIMERGFDDLDAPVARVTGKDVPMPYAANLEAATIPSIAEIVAAAKAVCNRL
- a CDS encoding 2-oxo acid dehydrogenase subunit E2 — encoded protein: MTDPAAAHPNPKRIKASPLARRLARQRGIDLSTLRGSGPGGRIVKADVERAAARGIRLGAAPAQTPPPRPLPAGPLPYHEDEYEAVAHSMMRKTIARRLSESKQQIPHFYLSLDVTMDRLIELRRQLNEAADGAFRLSVNDFIVKAAATALQQVPAANASWTEEAVLMHKHAHISVAVAIDGGLITPVVRYAERKSLIEISGEIKELPGRARSGALKPEEYSGGTFSISNLGMYGIRQFSAIVNPPEGAILAAGACTPRVVAEEGRPVVRQVMNLTLSCDHRVIDGAVGAAFLTALKKALELPAGLLL
- a CDS encoding response regulator encodes the protein MAKMSGEELRAVVDTIIDGVITIGEDGIIHDCNPAALRIFGYRYDELIGQNVSLLMPEPYRSGHDGYIQRYLDEGKPRIIGFGREVTGLRKDGSTFPLELSVGEAATADGRRFVGIVRDVTRRHRYEERLRQARRAAQQANREKSDLLAAMSHELRTPLNSVIGFSGILLKGMAGPLNDEQRRQLQFIHDSGSRLLRMINDILDVSRIEAGRMTLHPAPCLLQEIVRQAVDTIRPQADARNITIACELPREEIHAVQDGDRLRQVLINLLGNAVKFSGEGGRVEVGMECAGGNVLCHVRDQGIGMDREQLDRIFDPFVRVEEGKHAAVPGSGLGLALCRNFIELMGGTIRAESTPGEGSCFTLRFPLHAPGYRRPEELPPAERQCAQPEGSGPLVLLIDDDPRARELQRVHLERDGCRVLELDRGANALAVVKAQRPDLILLDLLLPGVSGWEVLTRLKEDPDTRDIPVICISILDGCARTLEMGAVGFMVKPIDPDELRRKVGELVDDAPAGRTVLVVDDDPAARALLCNILQSGGPRVRCIEAANGVDALARAAEVRPDLVITDMMMPQMDGLTLAGWLRSAPATRDIPILMVTAKELDDVELLQLSRYDVAVQAKQHLDPDALLARLRELLPGRRAEARIDGAPSGGS
- a CDS encoding hybrid sensor histidine kinase/response regulator; translated protein: MNHERILVVDDIEQNRYMLEFMLRKQGAEVVTAANGEEALALLRRKPFDLIVSDILMPVMDGYRLCRSCKADSGLRAIPFVFYTATYTTDEDRRFALDLGADRFIVKPHDPDALLASFEELMRAYRNGAITSSEPAIEDEEEALQRYNQRLIHKLEDKLAELERKNRELEAEIARRNELQQQQLLRAQKMEAIGTLVSGVAHNFNNMLVGVRGKSYLAKSRLGKDDDYVRAQIEEIEQLTNHASAIVRQLMNYARKDVEHKRRFDLCALLRDTVETARIGIPSHTTITIEIPDEKLPVEGDNSQLQQVIMNLLNNARDAVAEADRREISVTLRRLPEEEAGAAGGAQLTIADSGCGIPEHLQARIFDPFFTTKEQGKGTGLGLSTAHSIIENHGGRIRCHSTPGAGTRFEIALPLSQGMETDAPVEEKPQPGKGETILLVEDEEQVRATTASVLERLGYRVVTAANGREAMECFCRESEIALLLSDVVMPEMGGVELVRAVRATGSRIPIILATGYNLEVTQLSAEERDGVRIIAKPFRMGPLSRVIRQTLQPRHPG